DNA sequence from the Lodderomyces elongisporus chromosome 5, complete sequence genome:
aTATTACGATGTTTATTTCCATTTAGTCAAACTAAGATTCGTTGGTTGTTTTcattctaatttttttttttcatgttATGTTATGTTATGATATGttcttttgttatttttttttattcatttttcctttcgacttttttgtttagaaaaaaaacaaaagactaAGCTCTAGTTTATATATTAGAGTTAAAAGTGGACAACATCAAATCATATAATACATAATACATTCATGAATTTATATGAATAAAATGccctcttttattttcttctaaTCCTCTAatcctctctctctcccacCGCTCCATCACTAAGTTTTATTACCATTCACATTCTCCCGTAGCTTTGTGAAATACATAATCTTTTCCATCTATATTTGCAATACCTTCTTTTAAGTTCAGCTTCCACTTGTTCTTAATCCTTTGAACTTTATCATACAAGCAAAGCATAATCTGACCTTCTTGATctccatcttcatcatctgaCTTTTCACTATCAATGTCATCATCCAAGTCTGAGTTTATGTCATCAGAGTCATTGAATATATCGgcgtcatcttcatcatcatcatcatcatcatcgtcgtcatcatcatcatcatcgtcaagTGCTCCGTCAACTTGATGAAACGTCCGCCTTCGCAGCAATGCACCATTCTCgcccttctttttcttcttttggctATTTTGTATCTTATCTTGTAGCAATTTTTCCATCATCTCTCTTCCATTGTTGCTATGTATCACCATTTCAAAAGTTCCATCAGTCTGATTAATCTGGGGTAAGACTAATTCTCCATCTTGTTGCAGCTCTGTTTTAGGTAGTGATGGCAACTCAATCCCAAGGTTGTTATTATAACTTAATGCATCATTTGAACCATTCTCAGCAGTTCCATTATCATTGACAGCGACTGTAGATGAGCTATTATTCACTCCTGGCTCAGGTACAGACACCGCAGAATCACCGGTAGTTACCGGTGGTAACTGGTTTTCAGAATCGAGGCCGTTACTTCCGCCATCGATGGCATTATCCCTAGCACTATCTGCAACTTCTTCCCCTTttccctcttcttcttcatcatcatcctcttcttcatcccATGAAAACTTACAGACTTGAGTCTGTGATAATTTCTCACACCAAATTTTACGAAGTTCTTGCAATGTAGACTCATCAATCCCCATATTCTCGAAATCTTGTCGTGAATCAGTAATCACATCCTCGACTATAGTTTCATATAGTTTGCTCGCCTCTATATTTGACATTATGATAGCTCTTTATGGTGATATTTTTGGTAGAAACTATGAAAAGAGTGGCAAGTTTACAGttattgctattgctattggtacttgtattggtattggtattggtattggtattgttgACGTCGTTGTGATTCTAGAAATTTGGACCTTAGTTGATTTCTAATAACTATGTTGTGGCGTTCTTGcttggaaaatggaaaaaaataaataaatataaaaacaacaattaatGGTGATAATTTTCTCGAGACCCCAAAcctaaaagaaaaaacaaaaaaaaaaagaaaaagccaACTCGATGAAAGAATAAGTTTTTTAattaagaaacaaaaaactagtttctttccttcttatTACTTTCTGTTTTCCTTCAACTCACAATTGATAATTGACAAAAGGTTAAAGTGAATGTTCTACAGTGGTTTATTAGACAAGTCTATTGATAAAGATTCTTTGTGCTCTAGCTGGCCCGTCATTTGGATCGCATTCGTCAACTTTCTCAAATATATAGGTCGTGTAAATTGGTCATATAAATTTTGAAAGAGATATCAAGCAGTTGACAAGAGGATGTGTTTAAGAAACCCCTGGGCAGATACCAATCAATAGATTTTAACAATCTAAACCAAAGAATTATAAAAACACAagtttaatttattttttaaaaaaaagattatactaattttaataaatagaaaaaatgTTATAGATAAAAGATAGTAGTGGTTGCGTAGTTTTATTCGATTGTtttgaattaaaaaaagaacaaaataaaaaaaacacacaaacaaacacacaccTATATACATTGGGTAATTTAGTTTTGAAGAAACAGACCACCATCTTCGAGCCCCACAATTATTCAACGGAAACAACACTCTCCAAATCAATATCATTCAATACCTTTTGTTGATGGTGGATCTTACTCAACATCTGCTTGAAAAATCCGGAGCTCAATTCTGCATCCTTAATGTACTTTTCCAACTTCTCCTTTTGAACTACACGTTTATCAATACTTGTTTGGAAATTGTTCATCACTTGTCTCGCTGGGAAGTTGAGTACCAGACGACATTCACTAGAGATACGCGTCGAGTTGTTATGCACATAGTTCATTGCATGAATTTGCCTCTTGATCTTTCGGGCCTGTTTTCTTGGTAATGCATTTGGGATATCGCTTATGAGATAGTAAATGGCAATCCCTGAAACACCAATCAATACAGGCAACGCAACTTTTTTCACCACAGCGGGTGTCACATAATGGCTAAATTGATAAATCTTATTCACCAAAGCACCAGCCGTCAAAAGTTTTCCTGAAGAATAAATAGTATGCAAGGTTATCTGAGTTGGAAGCTGGTTCTTCAAGGCCAAGGCATTCGAGGGTATCTGAGTAATTACCGAAACGGGGTTAAAGTAAGAAATTTGTCTTGCAGTGTGATTGACATATGATTCCGGCAACCCaacaaacaccaaaaaGGATTCCATAGATGGGTCAAAAAAGTCAGAAACTTCAATTGTATCTTCAATGTTTTTGCCAATATCATCTTTTATTCTAGAAAACATCAAATCGGAATTGAATTTCTTGTCATGAAGAAATTCTTCATTCAATGTATTTCTACCAAATGCAACAATCTCGTCAACTTTTTGGGCAGTTAGTTGCCTTGCCATATCCTCACACTTGAAAACAGCATCACCCACAACATCAATCATGGCCAATTGCGACTCCCTGGCATACTCAAATAAGAATTGCAACCCATTGTATTCTACAACAGGCTTGTCACCCAAATTATCAATGACATAATTGATCTCTCTTGTGGTGTCATTGTAGATCTTGGTACAGGTGGCTTCCGTGAGAGCACTGATTGTATCAGCAATTCTGTGCGATTTGTGTATTATTTCATTCACTTTAGGGGCAACTTGACTTGTGAGCTCTTGTAACTTCTCTCGTTTCTCGTCGTTATATATTTTCTCATTGATTGTGGAAAGTGTTTGCAAATCTTGCAAAAGGTTTAACAAATAACTCTTTGCAGGAAGAAGTTTTGAAATGGatcttttttccaaaatgaATTTGCGTAGCGATGCTTCAAGCAAATCAAAATCCGGATGGTCAGGTCTgttatcatcattattgttattaccGTCGTCGTCATCTCCACCATCTCCACCATCATCGCCACCGTTTGGGTTGTTTCCATTACTAACCTCCTCTGAGCTGACAAAGTGTATAAATTCGGACGCGTTCTTGTAGGTGTCTGGTGACAAGTTCTTGATCTGATCAAGTATTCTCCTCTTGCACTTTTCCTTATCCTTGATTCCATCAAACTTGTTcacaacaataaaaacaTACCTTTTCTCATTAGCAGCAGCGGCAATAAATTCCTTTGCAGAAAGAGTAAAGTGGTTTTCCGCACTAACGACAAAGACAACAAGATCAATCTCCTCCTGACGTGAAAAAACTTCAGttgtttgaaaagaatCCATATTTAGCCCGGGAGCATCAATCAACTTGATGTCGATAACTCCATTATGAAGCAAACTTTCTTGGAATGAGCGATGATCCAACACATAAACCTTTAATAGTTTAAACTTGTCGCAATCGTATACCAATTCTTCTAAATCCTTTAACAAATGGACTTCATAAGTAGACTCATCTTTTATATCGTACTCCTTTTCAATGGGTACAGCGTGCACTTCTTCCCTACCATGATTTTCGGCCTTGGCATCAATGACTTCGCAGAATACCGATGTACATGGTTGTTGATCCTCGGGTAAAATTTT
Encoded proteins:
- the TOA1 gene encoding transcription factor IIA subunit alpha (BUSCO:EOG092651HW); this encodes MSNIEASKLYETIVEDVITDSRQDFENMGIDESTLQELRKIWCEKLSQTQVCKFSWDEEEDDDEEEEGKGEEVADSARDNAIDGGSNGLDSENQLPPVTTGDSAVSVPEPGVNNSSSTVAVNDNGTAENGSNDALSYNNNLGIELPSLPKTESQQDGELVLPQINQTDGTFEMVIHSNNGREMMEKLLQDKIQNSQKKKKKGENGALSRRRTFHQVDGALDDDDDDDDDDDDDDDEDDADIFNDSDDINSDLDDDIDSEKSDDEDGDQEGQIMLCLYDKVQRIKNKWKSNLKEGIANIDGKDYVFHKATGECEW
- the FZO1 gene encoding mitofusin (BUSCO:EOG09260RGH) yields the protein MSSFSHLPNGKNNHEHVPNKHDNILNSNENDDDVDDDDNDTKTLIGNNNPAHLVYVPGESQLTHDGSTLVNGQDGSNGIDRGGSSGSSSTSRGDVKHDLSLKHRQHMNASISQLRYNENRISLDRCINHTVQLINELSAENKDRPVFYPTEIEDDQKILLNSAKAHLALVRRNTSIKQLSKQKMAEEQTQKDLPEFRILKINIKGGHGDDNLVANLDKKSIASLLEKKLMSQIKYLHNLKERVDDTSSKVFVTGDLNAGKSTFCNALLRRKILPEDQQPCTSVFCEVIDAKAENHGREEVHAVPIEKEYDIKDESTYEVHLLKDLEELVYDCDKFKLLKVYVLDHRSFQESLLHNGVIDIKLIDAPGLNMDSFQTTEVFSRQEEIDLVVFVVSAENHFTLSAKEFIAAAANEKRYVFIVVNKFDGIKDKEKCKRRILDQIKNLSPDTYKNASEFIHFVSSEEVSNGNNPNGGDDGGDGGDDDDGNNNNDDNRPDHPDFDLLEASLRKFILEKRSISKLLPAKSYLLNLLQDLQTLSTINEKIYNDEKREKLQELTSQVAPKVNEIIHKSHRIADTISALTEATCTKIYNDTTREINYVIDNLGDKPVVEYNGLQFLFEYARESQLAMIDVVGDAVFKCEDMARQLTAQKVDEIVAFGRNTLNEEFLHDKKFNSDLMFSRIKDDIGKNIEDTIEVSDFFDPSMESFLVFVGLPESYVNHTARQISYFNPVSVITQIPSNALALKNQLPTQITLHTIYSSGKLLTAGALVNKIYQFSHYVTPAVVKKVALPVLIGVSGIAIYYLISDIPNALPRKQARKIKRQIHAMNYVHNNSTRISSECRSVLNFPARQVMNNFQTSIDKRVVQKEKLEKYIKDAELSSGFFKQMLSKIHHQQKVLNDIDLESVVSVE